A genomic region of Pseudomonas frederiksbergensis contains the following coding sequences:
- the rluC gene encoding 23S rRNA pseudouridine(955/2504/2580) synthase RluC, whose protein sequence is MTTTAPSTPSVQLLEVSPEYAGQRIDNFLLARLKGVPKTLIYRILRKGEVRVNKGRIKPEYKLQAGDIVRVPPVRVPERDEPVPLAQGLLQRLEASIVFEDKALIVINKPAGIAVHGGSGLNYGVIEAFRQLRPDAKELELVHRLDRDTSGLLMIAKKRSMLRHLHAALRGDGVDKRYMALVRGNWATSIKSVRAPLQKSNLRSGERMVEVDEEGKEALTLFKVLRRFGDFATMVEAKPVTGRTHQIRVHTLHAGHCIAGDTKYGDEGFSKEIRDLGGKRLFLHAYMLTVPLPDGGELKLQAPVDEMWAKTVERLSVAP, encoded by the coding sequence ATGACGACTACTGCCCCCTCGACTCCAAGCGTACAACTGCTTGAGGTCTCGCCGGAATATGCCGGCCAACGTATTGATAACTTCCTTCTTGCTCGGCTCAAAGGCGTGCCCAAGACCTTGATTTATCGCATTTTGCGTAAAGGCGAAGTGCGAGTGAACAAAGGTCGGATCAAGCCCGAGTACAAGCTGCAGGCGGGCGACATTGTGCGCGTGCCGCCGGTGCGTGTGCCGGAGCGCGACGAGCCTGTGCCATTGGCGCAAGGTTTGTTGCAGCGCCTCGAGGCCTCGATTGTTTTCGAAGACAAGGCGCTGATCGTGATCAACAAGCCCGCCGGGATTGCTGTGCACGGTGGTAGCGGCCTGAACTACGGGGTGATCGAAGCCTTTCGTCAATTGCGCCCGGACGCCAAGGAGCTGGAGCTGGTTCATCGGCTGGACCGCGATACCTCCGGTCTGCTGATGATCGCGAAGAAGCGCAGCATGCTGCGCCATCTGCACGCCGCCTTGCGTGGCGATGGTGTTGACAAGCGCTACATGGCGCTGGTTCGCGGCAATTGGGCTACTTCCATCAAGAGCGTTCGAGCGCCGTTGCAGAAGAGTAATCTGCGTTCCGGCGAGCGAATGGTGGAAGTGGACGAGGAGGGCAAGGAAGCGCTGACCCTGTTCAAGGTGCTGCGCCGCTTTGGCGACTTCGCAACCATGGTCGAAGCCAAGCCTGTGACCGGCCGTACTCACCAGATTCGCGTCCATACCCTGCACGCCGGTCATTGTATCGCCGGCGATACCAAGTACGGCGACGAGGGCTTCTCCAAGGAAATTCGTGATCTGGGTGGCAAGCGCCTGTTCCTGCACGCTTACATGCTCACCGTACCGCTGCCTGATGGTGGCGAGTTGAAGCTTCAGGCTCCTGTCGATGAAATGTGGGCCAAGACCGTGGAGCGCCTGAGTGTCGCACCCTGA